In Fusarium falciforme chromosome 9, complete sequence, the sequence CCTCTCTGTGCAGCGGCGCATGGAGCATATGCGCCGCACTGGCAAGGGCAAGTCGAAGGAGTCGACTCCTGATCTGCTCGCAGCGAGTATTGACGAAGCCAACACGCTCGAGCTGGAGCAGGCGGCCCTGTCACGACTTATGAGCAAGGACAAGACGGCAGGAGAGAATGTCGAGAAGAATGATCTTTGGGAGTGCCTCTTTGGACATGTTGCCAGGCAAGAGGAGGCCCCAGAGAAGGATACGCGGCTGCAGGAGCAGGCCGTCATGGGCTATCTGGCAGCTGAAGCAGCAGAGGAGAGAATGGGCCAGTCAAATGGAGTGTGATGTGTCATGAGAGTTATGTTTAAGCATTTGTCTTGACAAGATAAAGGCAATGGCTGCTGGGCATGCCATGAACTTACTTTTAGATCTGGGGCATTTTACAACTACAATCAGGCAAGGCAATATCGAGTAAATCTGAATCAGTGCGAACACCCATATCATGACGTGGTATTCAATTTTGGCACAGGTAATGTACATTGCAGCAACCATTTTGCGCATATCCGTCCATCATGCGATTGAAATCAtgccctgcctgcctgcctgtgACGCGCTCGCCCCTAGTCTACCCGAAAATGAAAGAATACACGGGAAGCGGACGTCTCTGCCCACCGCCTCGGAAACTCGTTACATGGCGCGTCACGTCGAGATTATTCTCGATATTTCGTGATGACGCCGGAGCCGGAGAAAGCCCAACAAGCTGTTGGAAGCTTCTTTACTccagcttcttgttcttgttgctgGCGCTGGACTTGACGCGTCGGGCAGCAGGGCGGTTGATGTGGTGCTCGGGGATCCAGCTCTCGTCGTAGTCCTTGCCAGAGCCAGTGGCAGCGCCGGTGGCCTCGGAGCCGGAGAGGGGCTCAGCAGTCtcgaccttcttggccttcttggtggAGCGGGCGCGCTTGGCCTGGGGGAAGAGAGCCTCGATCCAGGTCTTGTAAACAAAGTAGAGGGTACCAGCGAAGGCGGCAGAGAGGAAGAGGTAGAGGAAGATGCTATTTAAAGTCAGATATCTGAATCAATGGGACGTGGTTTGGAGACGTACATCTGGGGATCGAGGAAGCTGGTGGGAGCCTCAACAATGGAAGCGGCAGCGTTGTGGACCTGGACCTGGTGGATGTTGCCCTTGGCGTCGGAGACGACAGCGACAAGACGGAGGAGAACATCCTGAGGCTGCATGTCGAGGGCAAAGGAGAAGGGaagctccttcttctcgccggCGGGGACCTCGAGGTTGTACTGGACGGCCGTCAAGTTGCGA encodes:
- a CDS encoding Translocon-associated protein subunit alpha, which produces MLFKSSILALLASQVFGAFAQDTSDANAPPPNVAQLKADVSASFPEADIFGVKLVNGRPTKAVIEVNNRDDGPIQIAFVGGSLSTTKELPAEKPAYEAIVRNLTAVQYNLEVPAGEKKELPFSFALDMQPQDVLLRLVAVVSDAKGNIHQVQVHNAAASIVEAPTSFLDPQIIFLYLFLSAAFAGTLYFVYKTWIEALFPQAKRARSTKKAKKVETAEPLSGSEATGAATGSGKDYDESWIPEHHINRPAARRVKSSASNKNKKLE